One part of the Plasmodium yoelii strain 17X genome assembly, chromosome: 13 genome encodes these proteins:
- a CDS encoding DNA replication complex GINS protein, putative, whose translation MDDVFTIFTKRNKTKKRASTGNGRENTNEKKSLFNLDRKNPRRAHNAEDGLNYNGIDSYNKQDKSGNNSTTNNNNENYIVADFPSLPYKNTEACISFYYIEYLRNQMLYGNRNLKIDENTKIIAEELLDKIETIIYELENNLDNLEDNYKTEIRTIIFKAIYDRYYKIYTTLIAFSDSIPQPNNLYEYILNNGVYIRSKRNNDYNCRENIHNIYLYLDNIEIGNNDLSYNLENIYIESIDISRPTIINKTLINTDIEIEYLPLKFNCSYSCQNLQYAKLFLNNAINMSLYEKALGELIVAKALVDIPSVSMEFVEGFDVKEMKAGERQWIPIYLGIALSAFTYVDVEFPFWFYIKNFINIKEEEYKNPDELFELPSPYFFEICYMFIDQKVFSKSTPIETVGKKSFFRYMEKVAGYVEDIKHCRREKIIRKLEEQNVHTNHIYIKNLQLSETYIINLSLYSFWKYDKNLNENDNSIDFTSYLLEPFIKELKTEENDDDNILQDL comes from the exons atggatgatgtttttacaatttttacaaaaagaAACAAAACCAAAAAAAGAGCATCAACAGGAAATGGAAGGGAAAAcacaaatgaaaaaaaatcattatttaatttagaTAGAAAAAATCCAAGACGGGCACATAATGCAGAAGATGGGTTAAATTATAATGGGATagattcatataataaacaaGATAAAAGTGGGAATAATAGTACCActaataacaataatgaaaattatatagtAGCTGATTTCCCATCATTACCTTATAAAAATACAGAAGCATgtatatcattttattatatagaaTATTTAAGAAATCAGATGTTATATGGAAAtcgaaatttaaaaattgatGAGAATACCAAAATAATAGCAGAAGAATTACTTGATAAAATtgaaacaataatatatgaattagaaaataatttagataATTTAGAAGACAATTATAAAACAGAAATTAGaactattatatttaaagcAATATATGAtagatattataaaatatatactacCTTAATTGCTTTTTCTGATTCTATTCCTCAAcctaataatttatatgagtatatattaaataatggTGTATATATAAGATCAAAAAGAAATAACGATTACAATTGTCGagaaaatatacataatatatatttatatttagataatattgaaataggtaataatgatttatctTATAAtcttgaaaatatatatatcgaaAGTATTGATATAAGTAGACCTactattataaataaaacattaaTTAATACAGATATCGAAATTGAATATTTGCCGTTAAAATTTAATTGCTCTTATTCTTGTCAAAATCTACAATATgctaaattatttttaaacaatGCTATAAATATGTCTCTATATGAAAAAGCATTAGGAGAACTCATCGTTGCCAAAGCCTTGGTAGATATTCCTTCCGTTTCCATGGAATTTGTTGAG GGATTTGATGTAAAAGAAATGAAAGCGGGTGAAAGACAGTGGATTCCGATATATCTTGGAATTGCTTTATCAGCATTTACCTATGTTGATGTAGAATTTCCATTTTggttttatataaaaaattttataaatattaaagaagaagaatataaaaaCCCTGATGAGTTATTTGAATTACCATCaccttatttttttgaaatatgtTACATGTTTATTGATCAAAAAGTTTTTTCAAAATCTACTCCTATTGAGACAGTGGGAAAAAAAAGTTTTTTCCGATATATGGAAAAGGTTGCAg GTTATGTAGAAGACATTAAACATTGTCGAAGGGAAAAAATCATAAGAAAATTAGAAGAACAAAATGTTCATACAAATcatatttacataaaaaatttacaattatctgaaacatatataattaatttgtctttatatagtttttggaagtatgataaaaatttaaatgaaaatgataactCTATTGATTTTACATCCTATCTACTTGAGCCTTTCATAAAAGAACTTAAAACCGAAGagaatgatgatgataatattttacaagatttataa
- a CDS encoding conserved oligomeric Golgi complex subunit 3, putative produces MCVSQMEEHDPNNELYSKLDEYINNIGNISYYDENTSFKNEKKEKKRYNNSQFNINKHYCHDREKTNGMVRYEDLFIEIENYYLIYKLNRKFEEYKNIKEIEIIKNKRTSNSKEIVKKIHAILNYHQAIKDELNILVQNKHSIYKTFYSIFLNYYDKYSQIKQIKLNKNKIINHLRHYTNAERFEAIINNIETNGYQYFIDIFNRLQFEDDQNSTHSISTDTTISSSDNSYISEIGKADKADKADKDDKADKYSIGSSSSYDEVSELLQNTEWEIDQYEMSSDIEIEDKEGNEFGENSKEIVDLIKKKNLNIVTNKFQNKKYKKNIYSNNKLDSKKYDTFINNFPKKFYKKNGIKKKKNVKKNEIYYMLQSSEKAIKFFKKNPTYFNAKNKLTKYQYIIKRILKYVINIFRDVLNNTDLNIPYKKNGDVQNNIYDVMPYEQEIKYDHINMNTSNNNHILFNHQVRKKNNINEENNHNSSLFHTDKYTHKKNQDVTISLAKNNITEIIHPDSKTLFDIEKNGEEIKKRVYTDGHENRCNIKREECGEDVEKVYNNDAAGGGDVNGNNAATGGGGEDRMCRDIHAEDGDIKSDKISHEKWKSGCVENIVKNTSIFLTNDEQEIYKIYNNVNIVYFNKHINVIEYYDKYKIKCSCLKDIIHFIYLKFQDENDLYIDEYNSLESLYVSSRLKILNNNLLKNFDNFSKNYIPKYIKNICLLAIYITKLEVDLYNSIFNNNLNTSINIILNNIGLAIYENVNQTIYQLNNIKIIRKIIQILYLDIIEIYTDNIYNIIRDYFKKLSNILKERLLYIIEMHMSYYTKNTNSSIPYICFKPVKKKFINIISDFFAASNRDSNTGMNKETEINENKKYENKTSQNININNDKEKESQFETSSSDSAGSDDNNNYMEHTYNINMLNEKNVYKDLNFSNSQFSKDTTFSLTGIDVNIIGTILILKTLNYIIEQNIFIDIFKECLINSFNSLIYIYKENTKNNEDTGKNDNSTNTINIDLFLIKNLSFLIYLFYNVTNDTDYFKLYLNQELTHDLLYQQINNKIRKDKEITKIRDSTNITQGQEYSIFYFIKKVYNISSTDDIQYKILSSFNQSIHNFIITIIARVCFPLINILSVEYKDKLSEKEESIKNVLEKFLNGKNEQVDSQDNESSNYIKIDFSYLKNINFDLLQSYGKKFEEENGENEENGKNGENKENGKNDDINILKTNLDSFKKGLYKLFPKIYFYVKMFIISNTDNHFKGNNFFYSLFNYIIGILKYKIIFLLSEVYLLLRYKYPKYIKQIFEEKYIEDIFLFLKSNDYSCNFEDIQKCYELKKSYDIFSD; encoded by the exons ATGTGTGTGAGTCAAATGGAAGAACATGATCCAAACAATGAATTATATTCCAAACttgatgaatatataaataatattggGAATATTTCATACTATGATGAAAATACtagttttaaaaatgaaaaaaaagaaaaaaaaagatataacaATTCTCAgttcaatattaataaacATTATTGTCATGATAGAGAAAAAACAAATGGAATGGTAAGATATGAAGATTTGTTTATAGAAATAGAAaactattatttaatttataaacttAATAGAAAATTTGAAgagtataaaaatattaaagaaattgaaataataaaaaataaaaggacATCAAATTCAAAAGAAATCgttaaaaaaattcatgCCATATTAAACTACCATCAAGCTATAAAAGATGAATTAAATATACTAGTACAAAATAAACACTCTATTTATAAAACCttttattctatatttttaaattattatgataaatattctcaaataaaacaaattaaattaaataaaaacaaaataataaatcatttaAGACATTACACAAATGCTGAACGATTTGAAgctattataaataatatagaaacTAATGGGtatcaatattttatagatatatttaaCAGATTACAATTTGAGGATGATCAAAATAGTACTCATTCAATCAGTACTGATACTACTATTTCTAGTTCAGATAATAGTTATATTAGTGAAATTGGTAAAGCTGATAAAGCGGATAAAGCGGATAAAGATGATAAAGCGGATAAATATAGCATAGGTAGTAGTAGCTCATATGATGAAGTTAGCGAACTTTTGCAAAACACAGAATGGGAAATAGATCAATATGAGATGTCTAGTGATATAGAAATTGAAGATAAAGAAGGAAATGAATTTGGTGAAAATAGCAAAGAAATTGTAGAtctcattaaaaaaaaaaatttgaatattGTGACAAATAAATTTCAAaataagaaatataaaaaaaatatatatagtaacaataaattggatagtaaaaaatatgatacatttataaacaattttccaaaaaagttttataaaaaaaatgggataaaaaaaaaaaaaaatgttaaaaaaaacgaaatttattatatgctCCAATCTTCAGAAAAGgctataaaattttttaaaaaaaatccaACTTATTTTAACGCAAAAAATAAGCTAACCAAATatcaatatattattaaaagaatactaaaatatgttataaatatttttagagatgttttaaataatacagatttaaatattccatataaaaaaaatggtgatgtccaaaataatatatatgatgttATGCCTTATGAacaagaaataaaatatgatcatataaatatgaacaCTTCTAACAacaatcatatattatttaatcatcaagttcgaaaaaaaaataatataaatgaagaaaataatcaCAATTCATCATTATTCCATACAGATAAATatacacacaaaaaaaatcaagaTGTTACTATTAGTTtagcaaaaaataatataaccgAGATAATCCATCCTGATTCTAAAACTTTATTTGacattgaaaaaaatggagaGGAAATCAAAAAAAGGGTATATACGGACGGACATGAAAATAGGTGCAACATAAAAAGAGAAGAGTGTGGCGAAGATGTAGAAAAGGTGTATAATAATGATGCAGCTGGTGGTGGTGATGTAAATGGTAATAATGCTGCAACGGGTGGTGGTGGTGAGGATAGAATGTGTAGAGATATACATGCAGAAGATGGGGACATAAAAAGCGATAAAATTAGTCATGAAAAGTGGAAATCAGGGTGTGTAGAAAATATTGTGAAAAATACGTCTATATTTCTTACAAATGATGAACAAgaaatttacaaaatttataataacgTAAATATAGTATATTTCAATAAGCATATAAATGTGATAGaatattatgataaatataaaataaaatgtagttgtttaaaagatataatacattttatatatttaaaattccaagatgaaaatgatttatatattgatGAATATAATTCTTTAGAAAGCTTATATGTAAGTTCaagattaaaaatattaaataataatttattaaaaaattttgataatttctcaaaaaattatatccctaaatatataaaaaatatatgtttattagctatatatataacaaaattagAAGTAGACTTATACAATTCCATATTtaacaataatttaaatacatctataaatattatattgaaTAACATTGGATTAgctatatatgaaaatgttAATCAAACTATTTaccaattaaataatatcaaaattattagaaaaataattcaaatattatatttagatattattgaaatatatacagataatatatataatataataagagattattttaaaaaattatctaACATACTAAAAGAAAGATTACTATATATTATAGAAATGCATATGTcatattatacaaaaaatactaatTCATCTATTCcctatatttgttttaaacccgttaaaaaaaaatttattaatataattagcGATTTTTTTGCAGCATCAAATAGAGATAGTAATACCGGAATGAATAAAGAAActgaaataaatgaaaataaaaaatatgaaaataaaacaagtcaaaatataaatattaataacgATAAAGAAAAGGAATCTCAATTTGAAACATCATCAAGTGATAGTGCAGGaagtgatgataataataattatatggaacacacatataatataaatatgttaaatgaaaaaaatgtgtataaaGATTTGAATTTTTCCAATTCTCAATTTAGTAAAGATACAACTTTTTCATTAACAGGTATAGATGTTAATATAATTGGaactattttaattttaaaaacattgaattatataattgagcaaaatatatttattgatatttttaaagaatgtttaataaattcatttaattctttaatatatatatataaagaaaacacaaaaaataatgaagacactggaaaaaatgataatagtACCAATACTATTAATATTGatctatttttaattaaaaatttgagttttttaatttatttattttataatgttaCTAACGATACagattattttaaattatatctAAATCAAGAATTAACACATGATTTATTATAtcaacaaataaataataaaataaggaAAGACAAAGAAATCACAAAAATACGAGATAGTACCAATATAACACAAGGTCAGgaatattctatattttattttattaaaaaggtttataatatatcttctACAGATGATAttcaatataaaatattatcatcatttaatCAGTCCATCCACAATTTTATCATCACAATAATTGCTCGAG TTTGCTTTCCACTGATTAACATTTTGTCTGTCGAATATAAAGACAAATTATCGGAGAAGGAGGAGAGCATAAAAAATGTGTTAGAAAAGTTTTTAAATGGTAAAAATGAGCAAGTTGATAGTCAGGACAATGAATCAtctaattatataaaaattgattttagttatttaaaaaatataaattttgacTTATTACAAAGCTATGGTAAAAAATTTGAAGAAGAGAATGGCGAAAATGAAGagaatggaaaaaatggCGAAAATAAAGAgaatggaaaaaatgatgatataaatattttaaaaacaaatttagactcatttaaaaaaggtctatataaattatttcctaaaatatatttttatgttaaaatgtttattatCTCAAATACGGATAATCATTTCAaaggaaataattttttttattccctTTTTAACTATATCATAGGGATattgaaatataaaattatttttttattgag TGaagtttatttattattaagatataaatatcccaagtatataaaacaaatttttgaagaaaaatatattgaagatattttcctttttttaaaatcaaaTGATTATTCTTGCAATTTTGAGGATATACAAAAATGCTACGagttaaaaaaaagttatgaTATCTTTTCTGATTAG
- a CDS encoding sporozoite surface protein 2: MKLLGNSKYIFVVLLLCISVFLNGQETLDEIKYSEEVCTEQIDIHILLDGSGSIGYSNWKAHVIPMLNTLVDNLNISNDEINVSLTLFSTNSRELIKLKGYGSTSKDSLRFILAHLQNNYSPNGNTNLTSALLVVDTLINERMYRPDAIQLAIILTDGIPNDLPRSTAVVHQLKRKHVNVAIIGVGAGVNNEYNRILVGCDRYAPCPYYSSGSWNEAQNMIKPFLTKVCQEVERIAHCGKWEEWSECSTTCDEGRKIRRRQILHPGCVSEMTTPCKVRDCPQIPIPPVIPNKIPEKPSNPEEPVNPNDPNDPNNPNNPNNPNNPNNPNNPNNPNNPNNPNNPNNPNNPNNPNNPNNPNNPNNPNNPNNPNNPNNPNNPNNPNDPSNPNNPNPKKRNPKRRNPNKPKPNKPNPNKPNPNEPSNPNKPNPNEPSNPNKPNPNEPSNPNKPNPNEPLNPNEPSNPNEPSNPNAPSNPNEPSNPNEPSNPNEPSNPNEPSNPNEPSNPKKPSNPNEPSNPNEPLNPNEPSNPNEPSNPNEPSNPEEPSNPKEPSNPNEPSNPEEPNPEEPSNPKEPSNPEEPINPEELNPKEPSNPEESNPKEPINPEESNPKEPINPEDNENPLIIQDEPIEPRNDSNVIPILPIIPQKGNNIPSNLPENPSDSEVEYPRPNDNGENSNNTMKSKKNIPNEPIPSPGDNPYKGHEERIPKPHRSNDDYVYDNNVNKNNKDEPEIPNNEYEEDKNKNQSKSNNGYKIAGGIIGGLAILGCAGVGYNFIAGSSAAGLAGAEPAPFEDVIPDDDKDIVENEQFKLPEDNDWN, from the coding sequence ATGAAGCTCTTAGGAaatagtaaatatatttttgttgtgCTTTTATTATGCATAAGCGTGTTCCTTAATGGTCAGGAAACTCTTGACGAAATAAAGTATAGTGAAGAAGTATGTACCGAACAAATCGACATTCATATATTACTAGATGGTTCAGGAAGTATTGGTTATAGCAATTGGAAGGCTCATGTTATTCCAATGCTTAATACTTTGGTTGATAActtaaatatttcaaatgATGAAATTAATGTATCTTTGACACTTTTTTCAACAAATTCACGTGAATTAATTAAACTTAAAGGATATGGATCGACTAGTAAAGACTCGCTACGTTTTATACTTGCACATCTCCAAAATAATTATTCACCAAATGGTAATACAAATTTAACGAGTGCATTATTGGTTGTTGATACTTTAATTAATGAAAGAATGTATCGACCCGATGCAATACAATTAGCTATTATATTAACAGATGGTATCCCAAATGATTTACCTAGATCTACTGCGGTTGTGCATCAATTAAAAAGAAAACATGTAAATGTAGCAATTATAGGTGTTGGTGCAGGTGTTAATAACGAATATAATAGAATTTTAGTTGGATGTGATAGATACGCACCATGCCCATACTACTCTTCTGGTAGTTGGAATGAAGcccaaaatatgataaaaccTTTTCTTACTAAAGTTTGTCAGGAAGTAGAAAGAATTGCTCATTGTGGAAAATGGGAAGAATGGAGTGAATGTTCTACTACTTGTGATGAAGGAAGAAAAATTAGAAGAAGACAAATATTACATCCTGGATGTGTTAGTGAGATGACTACTCCATGTAAGGTTCGTGATTGCCCACAAATACCAATACCTCCTGTCATCCCTAATAAAATTCCAGAAAAGCCATCAAACCCAGAAGAACCAGTAAATCCAAACGATCCAAACGATCCAAACAACCCAAACAACCCAAATAACCCAAACAACCCAAACAACCCAAATAACCCAAACAACCCAAACAACCCAAACAACCCAAACAACCCAAACAATCCAAATAACCCAAATAACCCAAACAACCCAAATAACCCAAATAACCCAAACAACCCAAATAACCCAAACAACCCAAATAACCCAAATAACCCAAATAACCCAAATAACCCAAACGATCCATCAAACCCAAACAACCCAAACCCAAAAAAGCGAAACCCAAAAAGGCGAAACCCAAACAAGCCAAAACCAAACAAGCCAAACCCAAACAAGCCAAACCCAAACGAACCATCAAACCCAAACAAGCCAAACCCAAACGAACCATCAAACCCAAACAAGCCAAACCCAAATGAGCCATCAAACCCAAACAAGCCAAACCCAAATGAGCCATTAAACCCAAACGAGCCATCAAATCCAAACGAGCCATCAAACCCAAATGCGCCATCAAACCCAAACGAACCATCAAACCCAAATGAACCATCAAACCCAAATGAGCCATCAAACCCAAACGAACCATCAAACCCAAATGAACCATCAAACCCAAAAAAGCCATCAAACCCAAATGAGCCATCAAACCCAAATGAGCCATTAAACCCAAATGAGCCATCAAACCCAAACGAACCATCAAACCCAAACGAACCATCAAACCCAGAAGAACCATCAAACCCTAAAGAGCCATCAAACCCAAACGAACCATCAAACCCAGAAGAGCCAAACCCAGAAGAACCATCAAACCCTAAAGAGCCATCAAACCCAGAAGAGCCAATAAACCCAGAAGAACTAAACCCAAAAGAGCCATCAAACCCAGAAGAATCGAACCCCAAAGAGCCAATAAACCCAGAAGAATCGAACCCCAAAGAGCCAATAAACCCAGAAGATAATGAAAATCCATTGATAATACAAGATGAACCTATAGAACCCAGAAATGATTCAAATGTAATACCAATTTTACCTATCATCCCACAAAAGGGTAATAATATCCCAAGCAATCTACCAGAAAATCCATCTGACTCAGAAGTAGAATATCCAAGACCAAATGATAATGGtgaaaattcaaataatactatgaaatcaaaaaaaaatatacccaACGAGCCTATACCATCACCAGGTGATAACCCATATAAAGGTCACGAAGAAAGAATACCAAAACCTCATCGATCAAATGATGACTATgtatatgataataatgtaaataaaaataataaagatgaaCCAGAAATTCCAAATAATGAGTATGAAgaggataaaaataaaaaccaGTCTAAATCTAATAATGGATATAAAATTGCTGGTGGTATTATTGGAGGATTAGCTATACTTGGATGTGCAGGTGTtggttataattttatagcAGGAAGTAGCGCTGCAGGATTGGCTGGAGCAGAGCCTGCACCTTTTGAAGATGTAATTCCAGATGATGACAAAGATATTGTTGAAAACGAACAGTTTAAATTACCTGAAGATAATGACTGGaactaa
- a CDS encoding RanBPM and CLTH-like protein, putative, which translates to MNEDSLGETSTIYLNTKNWLKEFEYIKIHENDLNEVLMNYFCVHRMYDVASEFQKETNVKPDMPIETVKLRYLIQDNIMNNKIEEAIEHINNLDERILKKHKDLVFYLKKQKLLKLILNNNINEAIIYSQQELAPYVNEKPSLINEIDDIMMLMAYPDFNSDEAKKLIQKLEKKKSTLKRIDDIILNYYNVDSESTFEYIVKNAFFTQNVLSAKYPCSIPKLKNLKNGYIEYFEHLKKNKKKKKKKSEKNCSNKKKASRINIYDKNFEENSRDFNTAYDEYRSM; encoded by the exons ATGAATGAGGATTCCTTAGGAGAAACGAGTACCATATATTTAAACAC GAAAAACTGGCTAAAGGaatttgaatatattaaaattcaTGAAAATGATTTGAATGAAGTGTTGATGAATTATTTCTGTGTCCACCGAATGTATGATGTTGCATCGGAGTTTCAAAAAGAAACAAATGTTAAAC ctgATATGCCCATTGAAACAGTAAAGCTACGATATTTGATTCAAGACAATATAATGAATAACAAAATAGAAGAAGCTATAGAACATATTAACAATTTAGATGAAcga attttgaaaaaacataaagaccttgttttttatttaaagaaacaaaaattattgaagctaattttaaat aataatattaatgaggCTATCATATATTCACAACAAGAATTGGCTCCATATGTGAACGAAAAG ccATCCCTTATTAATGAAATAGACGATATTATGATGTTAATGGCTTATCCAGAttttaat aGTGATGAAgctaaaaaattaattcaaaaattagaaaaaaaaaaaagtacatTAAAAAGGATTGATGatataattttgaattattataatgttgACAGtg AAAGTACATTTGAATATATTGTTAAGAATGCTTTTTTTACCCAAAATGTTTTGAGCGCAAAg TATCCTTGCAGTATACCCAAATTAAAAAACTTgaaaaatggatatattgAATATTTTGAACATCTcaagaaaaacaaaaaaaaaaaaaaaaaaaaatccgaaaaaaattgttcaaataaaaaaaaagcaagtagaattaatatatatgataaaaactTTGAAGAGAATTCACGAGATTTCAATACAGCATACGATGAATATCGTTCAATgtga
- a CDS encoding parasitophorous vacuolar protein 3, putative: protein MAFKKLIFITAFYNLINYLTNDGKCTCQAFNNPLAQPQFEMEDEYQIFGDNDLTAETEPVPDDGNVNNGGNNFNNYNGNDDGDDGDDDDDDDDDDDDDDEIINNDDDEDDGKKK, encoded by the coding sequence atggcGTTCAAAaagttaatatttattacagCATTTTACAATTTAATCAATTATTTAACAAATGATGGTAAATGTACATGCCAAGCATTTAATAACCCTCTTGCACAACCCCAATTTGAAATGGAAGATGAATATCAAATATTTGGAGATAATGATCTTACAGCGGAAACAGAACCAGTACCTGATGATGGAAATGTAAATAATGGtggaaataattttaataattataatggaAATGATGATGGAGATGATggtgatgatgatgatgatgatgacgatgatgatgatgatgatgatgaaataattaacaatgatgatgatgaagatgatggaaaaaaaaaataa
- a CDS encoding nuclear distribution gene C, which yields MDGDIVINEKFDFLMLSIAKECGDINNFMNIFFSFLLRKTDFITNSQNIEQCEQVVLRVLKKHYKKKDEYLVKLKKEYEKMDEEKKKILQRENSIKDKKKMENNNKVVEIEDDDHDKLKKSDKKEDQLNENNKQIKPKSNNNEACSENDDDDEGDSEPPKGNGGKTEKYTWTQTLGTVDMYIDVEEFIKTKDIKVDITFKKLSIKVKNNIYIEGEFHKHIKPEDSIWTLEDNRIIHISIEKLNTMEWWATVIKGDPEIDVKKIVPENSRMEDLDSETRSVVEKMLYDQKQKALNLPTSEEKKKFEIFEKFKQMHPEMDFSKANINYGNSSSGNMFFGK from the coding sequence atggatGGCGATATTGTGATTAACGAAAAGTTTGATTTCTTAATGCTAAGTATAGCTAAGGAATGTggagatataaataattttatgaacatatttttttcgtttttattAAGAAAAACTGATTTTATTACTAACTCCCAAAATATAGAACAATGTGAACAGGTTGTTTTAAGGGTGTTGAAAAAacactataaaaaaaaagatgaatatttagtaaaattaaaaaaggaatatgaaaaaatggatgaagaaaaaaaaaaaatattgcaaAGGGAAAATAgtataaaagataaaaaaaaaatggaaaataacaataaagtTGTGGAAATAGAAGATGATGATCAtgacaaattaaaaaaaagcgataaaaaagaagaccaactaaatgaaaataacaaacaaataaaGCCTAAATCCAATAATAACGAAGCATGCTCagaaaatgatgatgatgatgaggGTGATTCTGAACCACCAAAAGGAAACGGAGGAAAAACTGAAAAGTATACATGGACACAAACACTAGGCACTGTAGATATGTATATAGATGTAGAAGAATTcataaaaacaaaagatataAAGGTAGAtataacatttaaaaaattatccataaaagttaaaaataatatatatattgaagGAGAATTTCATAAACATATTAAACCCGAAGATTCAATTTGGACACTTGAAGATAATCGAATAATTCATATTTCgattgaaaaattaaatactatGGAATGGTGGGCTACAGTTATTAAAGGTGATCCAGAAAtagatgtaaaaaaaatagttccTGAAAATTCACGTATGGAAGATCTTGATTCTGAAACAAGATCTGTTGTAGAAAAAATGCTTTATgatcaaaaacaaaaagcaTTAAATTTACCAACATcggaagaaaaaaaaaaatttgaaatttttgaaaaatttaaacaaatGCATCCTGAAATGGATTTTTCAAAAGCCAATATTAATTATGGAAATTCATCCTCGGGTAATATGTTTTTCGGTAAATAA